TAAAATAAGAAAAATTTAGGAGGACAAAATGGCAAAAGCAAAATTTGACAGAAGTAAAACCCATGTAAATATTGGTACAATAGGACATGTCGATCACGGTAAAACAACTACAACAGCAGCAATCTCAAAGGTACTA
This genomic stretch from Fusobacterium sp. IOR10 harbors:
- a CDS encoding GTP-binding protein; this translates as MAKAKFDRSKTHVNIGTIGHVDHGKTTTTAAISKVL